ATCAGAATTTAAAGAAACAGCATTGTTAAAACGATTAATAAATTCTTAGGAAACATGGCCATCTCTTTGCTCTTGAAACGCAACTAGTGCTACTAGTTACGCTTACATTATATCAAATTGTTCAATTATGAGCAATTACTCATGGTAATTAAAATCCTATTTAAAGGCGCTTATTAATATTTTTATGGATAAGTAGATTATTTAGTGTTATTATTCGCAATATTAAAGTCTCACATCATATAGATAATAAACATATTATAAATAACACAAAAATAGCCACCAATCATATTGATTAGTGGCTATTACATGTGGTTTATTTTTGCTGAAAATCAAGGTTTGATATAACTGTACCCTTGCTGTTGTTTGATCGCTAGTTCCACCACTCCCGATGGCACTACCGCTGCTACTGCATCTTGTAAGTCTGCTGTAGCGATTTGGCGTTGATCCAGTGAATTTTGGCAAACGGCAATCTTGATATTACGATCAATCATCTCGGTGAAATTAACATCAGACGCTTTCATCGCTTGTTCCACAGCTTCACCATTAATCAACAATCGATCGTTCCAGTCGTACCCGTTTGCTTGTACCACTCATTCATATGTTTGAGATTAGATAACACGGTTGGCCACTTGATTGTCTCGTCAATATGAAAAATAACATCCATAACTGGGGCCTCCTAGCATCACTTTTTAAATGCTGAACGAAACAACATGATAACGAGCTACAGCATGGTCATTTGCCCATCAATAATTTGATAAACTTTATCGGCCATATCTTTTAACCGTAAATCATGCGTCACGACAATGATGATTTTATTGCGCTTATGCGCGAGATCTTTTAACAAATTAATCACGGCCATTGAACGATCTGTATCTAAAGCGGCCGTGGGTTCATCTGCTAAGATATACTCTGGATTGGTATATAAGGCCTTAGCAATTGCGACACGTTGTTTCTGACCACCAGATAGTTGATTGGGGTATTTATTTAATAAATCTGACAACCCCAAATCATCCAGTAATGCCTGCATTGCTTCCTTAGTCAGATTATCCTGCTTGATTTTATCCATTAATTTGAATTGTTCGGCGATGGTTAAAAAAGGTACAAGATTATATGATTGTAATACGAAGCCAATTTTATCTAGCCGAAGCTTGGTTTGGGCTTGCTTGGACAAGCTGGTGATTTGTTGACCGTTGATTTCAACTTCACCCGTACTTGGTGTTTGCAATCCACCAGCAATCGTTAAGAAGGTTGTTTTCCCAGAACCAGATGGACCGACCACGATGATCAATTGCCCACTTTCTGCTTCGAAATTAACATCTTTGAGCGCCACATACTTACTGCTACCCTCGCCGAAAATTTTGGTTACAGAATCAAAAATTAAAGATGACATCTTTATCCTCCAATAATCTTGTAGGGATCGACTTTTGTGATCTGCCGAATCGGGATCAACGCACCGAATAATGACATAATGATCAACCCAAATCCTGAAATCAATAGATTGCTGGTCGTAATGACAATCGGCACTTCACTTGGTAGGCCGATAGCGGTTATTTCTCCTAAGATGATAGCTAACACCACCCCGATAATAGACATGATGAGTGATTGGTATAAGATACTTAGCACGAGATACTTTGTTGAAACACCTTGTGCTTTTAGCACTCCCAGATTAGGGAGCTTTTGCACAGTCAGAATATATAAGAAGATTGAGATAACAATTAAGATAATCACGTACAAAAAGCCAATCATAAAGTTAAAGGTCAACTGTTGGGCACTGTATCCGGGTAACTTATTAATAAAGGCCTGAATAGCAAACAGTTTAGTCCCCATCGGCAAATCACCCCGACTTGGGCTATGATTCTCGAAAACGACGGCGTTAACCATCCCCTTATTCAGTGGCTGAATCGTCTTAGGTGACACATATACAACCGGTGCCACGTTCAGGGTTGCGCGGGGCGTAAAGCCGGTAATTTTGATCTTAACGTCTGAATTGGCCACCTTTAATTGATCGCCGATCTTGAAACCATCGTTTTTGAATTTATCGGATACGAGGCCCTCATTCAACTTGGTTGCCTTCTTACCGGCTGTGACTTTCAGGTTCTTATAGATAAATGAATCTGACGCAACAGCGATCAGCTGGGTATTTTCCTTAAGACCCGCCGCGGATTTTACCAACGTACTGTACTGAGATAGTTTGGCCCCATTGCTTGGCAAAGCCGCCACCGTCTTTTTTGCGAGAAAGGATTGTGATAAACGTCCCTCAGCATCCTTATTTAATACAATGGCACTGGCTTGCCACTCGTCGACAGCAGCGCGATTAAGGTTAGCTAAGCCCGTGGCTAAGCCGCTTAAAATGATTAACAAGTAGCTGACTAATAATATGAGCGCAATGATCAACCCATAACGTAATTTTTCATGTAACATTTCTTTAATGGCTAGAAACATATTTTTTCTCCTGATCGCGGTTCAAGTGACCATTTCATTAACTGAGTGCTTGCTGGTGAGTCAATTGTACCATCATTTGTAATGGTATCTTCACCTTTTTTTAACTTTTGTTAACAAATAAATGGCCGCCGTCGCTGCTGCTTTACAAGCCATCAAAAACGCCATCTCTTAGAAAATGTCTAAGAGATGGCGTGTTAAACCAGTTAAATCAAATTATTTTTCGCTGCTAAGGCTACTGCTTCAATACCACTGGAAACAGACATCTTGTTATAGATCGTGCTCAAGTGGTTCTTCACCGTTCTTTCAGATAAGTGAACTTTGATTGCAATATCTTTTATTCTGAGACCCTTACTAATGTCAGTTAGGAGCATTAACTCCATATCATTTAGGTTGAAATCTGATGGATTTAGCCCTTCCGTGGACATAATTTGTGTTATTTTACTATGTAATAAAGTGTTACCTTCCAAAGCATTATTCACTGTATTAATGATTTGTTCAGGCCCGGCATCTTTTAGCAGGTAACCCTTGGCACCTAAATTCAACATTTTTTTAATGTCATTGCCGGTATCTACTGTTGTTAAAACAACCACAGGTACCTGTGGGCAAAATTCATTGATATAAGCCATCACACCGAAACCATCAATATGATCCATGATAATATCTAGTAATATAACATCAGGTAATGCCTGTTTTAACTGAGCGATAGCCTCCGTACCATTACTCGCCTCATACGCAACCTCAAAACCGGCTATATTTTCAAAAATTAGTTTTAAGCCTTCTCTAATTAGAAAATGATTATCAACCACCATTATTTTTTTATTCATTTTGCTACCTCAACTCACACGGGATTTTTATCTGGATATTAGTTCCCTCACCAATTTGGCTGCTGATATTCACTGTACCATCTAATTCAACTACCCGTTCATGCATTGAACTGATGCCAAAATGACGATTACGTGTTGCATCATTTTGAACTTTAAAACCACGCCCAAAATCAATAATTTCGATAATTAAAAACTTATCTAATTCAATTTTAACAAGCGCCACATCTGTTTCAGCATGTTTAACTATATTAGTAAGTGCTTCCGAAATAATTCGTATCAGCGTCTCCGTGGTTTCTGATTTTAATTGGATATCAGCTGTGATTTTAACATTGACATGCAATCCATAATTTTCATAAAATAGCTCTGCTAACTTTTCAAGACGATACCTGAAACTAATATTGTCCGTGTGCTCTCTACGCATCTCATATACGGCTGTTCGGGCATCTACCAATGAACTTCTAGATAACTTTATTGTTTTTTCAATTTCTGCAGTTGCCCGCTGAATTTTGCCATGTGAAATTAATCCCTTAATACCTTCTAATTGCATTGTCACACCTGCCAACCCTTGCATTAAAGTATCATGCAATTCACGTCCAATCCGATTTCGTTCATTTTGTTGGGAAATTTCTTTGACTTCAGTATACGTCACTTGCAATTCCTGAAGGATACGTTGTGTTCTGATCATTTGATTTACTTGCCGATGATAAAACTGCCACGCTATGAAAAAAATGACGTTGAGAAAAATTGAAGCTTCAAGCGCCATCAAGGCCAAAAACACACCTTCATTAATTAGTTCAATTAAAATAACCACGATTTGAGCTGGTCCAAGAATCCACAAAAGCGTCTTTAATTTCATATCAAACAAAGAAATAATCTGAACTCCAAAAACTGGTAACATGGTAATGTATAAAATAGTTTCATTAGGAGAAATTAATATCCCAGCCATTATCACAATAATCATTTGAATAGCAACAAAGCCTATTGAGCTCCGCTTAATCAAGCTAGTACTTTTAAAGTTTACCAGTGCTTGTACAAAAAATAATGTAAAAAACAGTGATGACTGCCAATCACCAATCTGCGATGACTGGAGCATCAAATAATATGACAAAAAATACATCATCAAGCTCCAGAAAATCATTGGCCATCTATATAGAATCAAAAAATGTTCACGTGTTTCTTGCTTAACGTCATGTTCCATACGAACTCCTTATACAGTAAAAAAACTAAGCTATGCATTCATTTTAGCTTAGTTTTTAAGTTTTAAACATCAATTAATCTATTTTGACATTAGGTAATAGCTTATCTAACCACTTTGGTAAGTACCAACTAGCTTTGCCAAATACTGCAATTGTTGCGGGCACTAAAATCAATCTAACTAACAATGCATCAAATAAGATTCCAGAGGTTAATACAAGACCCATTGATTTTACGATGGCATCACTGGCAAAAATAAATCCTGAAAAGACTGCCATCATAATTAGAGCTGCTGCTACAACCGCTGGACCACTGTTCCGCATTCCTGCGATCACCGCTTCAGTAGTTCGATGTGTTTTTAAATATTCCTCACGAATCCGACTCACTAAGAAGACTTCATAATCCATGGCTAACCCAAACATAATACCAATCACGAGAACTGGTAAGAAATTGAGAATGGCGCCCTTAGCGGGTATCCCAAAGAATTCAATGAAATGACCATCTTGGACAACATAAACAATTGTTCCTAGTGTTGCACCCAATGATAATATAAATCCTGCCACTGCAACCACTGGAATTAATAATGATCTAAATACCAATGTCAGTAATACAAAAGCAAATAGGACAATCAAAGCGGCAAACTTAGGTAAGGCTTTCATCAATGCGTCAGACATATCAATATTAATGGCAGTTGAACCAGTGATATATAATTTGGGTAAATCTTTGTCAGAACTCAAGTCACGAATTTTATGTACCAACTGCTTAGTTTTGACGGCATTGGCGTTTGTTCCTGGTTGAACAGTAATCATCTGATATTCGTTATTTTTGCTTGGCGTTGCCGCTGAAACAGATGCCACGTTGTTTAGAGCATCAATATCCTTGATGACATGCTGAGTTGCCTGATTGCTACTAGTTTTTGCTATTATGACTAGTGTTGCTTGACTACCCTGACCATACTCTTGCGTTAAGATGTCATAAGCTCGTCGTTCCGTCAATTTTTCTGACTTAACGGCATCATTAGGTAGACCCAAATTAATATGCGTAAATGGCATCGTAGCAAATCCTAATATGACAATGACTGCAATTGTTAATACGTACTTGTATTTAGTGACTATCTTGCCCCAACCCCCTCTAATACGGAGTAACGTTGCAAGATATAGTACTCGATTAGGTTTCTTACCAGTTACACGATCACCTAGTAAAACTAACATCGCCGGCACGAAGGTTAATGATGTCAAAATTGCCGTAAAAATCGCCATCGCTGCCGTTATACCCATGACTGAGAGCATATCGATGTTTAACACAGTCATTCCCAATAATGCAACGATGACCGTTAAACCAGCAAACACGATGGACGTTCCTGCCGTTGACATAGCTGTCATTAGGGCATTTTTTTTATTCAAATGTTCTAGTTCTTGTCGATATCGTGAAAGCAAAAATAATGCATAATCAATCCCGACAGCCAATCCCATCATCCCCACTAACGACATGGAAAATGTTGCAACTGACAAGAAATTTGTTGAAATTAAGACTAACATCATTCCAACAACTAAACCTAAAATAGCTGAAAAAATAGGAATACCAGCCGCCATTAACGATGCAAAAGTGATTGCTAAAATAACAAAGGCTATGGCCAATCCAACCACTTCAGCTTGTTCACCATTATCCATACCGGAAATCGTGACGTCATTTGAAGTTAATTCCGTTTCAATATTTTTGTTTCGCGTAATATTAATAGACTTCAATAGTGCTTTAACTGTCTTAGTAGAAACTTGATCCCCTTTTTGCTTATAGATTACTCTGGCAGTCGCAGCCATCTTGTCCTGACTATAGCTCTGAAGTATCTGTGGGGTCACCACCATTTTGACATGTTTATTTGTTTGAACATCTTTAAACATGTCATTCATAATTTGTTGGTTGGCCGGTGAGGTTAGTACATCGCCATTAATTGAATGTAATACAATTTCTACCTGACCCCCTGTTTGCTTCGTGTTAGGAAATTCTTTTTCCATTAGTCGATTAGCTTGTTCAGATTGTGATCCTTGGATAGACATTCCAGCAGAATCAAAGTTCACTCCCATACTAAGTGCGGCACCAATTGAAATAAGAATGGTTAAAACAAAACCGAATATAGTCACCTTTGCATGACGGTATATCCATCCTCCTAATTTTCCAAGTGATTTTCCCATGAGTATTCTCCTTAAACTTGTTATGTACTCAATATATCAAGGAAAACTAGAATATACATCGTCCTACCAGGCATACTTGATTGCCCTTTAGTGCAATTAAGATATAGAACTACTAAGAACACCCTGGTCTTGAATTTTTGTCGATAATAAAATATCGTGTCTTAGCATAGATATAAGACACGATATTTTATTTTTTATAGATGATCAGCCCACTTACCCTGCTTATTATTACGCTTCGTAAGCGTATGCTGCTTTTCTAATAACTTTAATTGTTCTTCCGCATCGAGCATATGATCATAGAAATGCTCTACTTTATACTGTAAATAATCTAGTGTTGCCGTTAAATCGTCACGTTTTTCAGTCAAGATATTTATTTGCTCAACTAGAATAGCCTTTTGTTGTTCAACGTGTTCAGCTTCATCATCAACCAGGTCAACATAGCGCTTAATGGCTTCAACCGACATCCCCGCACTGCGCATATTTTTGACAAAGTTGATTCGACCAATATAAAAATCATCAAAGTCACGCACACCACTAGTTTTTCGATCGACCACAGGAATCAGACCAACCTGTTCGTAATAACGAATGGTACTCGCCTCAACGCCAGTAATTTCACTTGCCTCTTTGATATTCATTTCATCATCCCTCTTAGTTTTAGTAGACTGGCCGGTCCAAGCCAGCAGTAGCCGGATCAGCTAGTCCTAAACTATCAAAATTCCCCATATCAGGTGTCGTTATTAATTCTAACACTAAATCAGCCACACTTTGACGCGAACCAGATACCCCAATATAAGGCTCATCACGATGTGTCACTACATAATGAATCTCATCACGATCATTCAACCAAGGTAAACGTAGGGTCGTATAATTCAACCCTGAGGTCGCTAAAAGATGATCCGAATTTTGAGCAGCAGCTAGTCCAGGAGCAACCATTGATAAATTCCAACGACCAAATTCGCCGGGAACTTCATCGTAAATACCTAAAATGTTAGTATAAATGATACGGTCAACCTGGTGTGCTTGCATAGCTGCGATGACATTCCTGGTTGGTACATTTTGCGCATCATGATCAACAACGGCCACAAAGATCAAATCTTGACCGGCTACAACTGATGTTACCGATGTCAAATCGTTCAAATCCGCTTTTACAATAGTGACCCGGGGGTGATTGGCTAAATGTTTAAGTTGATCAGGATGTCGGATTGCCAAAGTTAATGCAACATCGGCAAAACGGTCTTCAGTTAACAATCGTTCCGTGACTAACTGGGCAATTCGCCCACCAGCTGCGATAATCGCTATTTTCATCTTATTTTCTCCTATCATTAACACTCATTGCAATAAAACGCGTTACTGCTCGTCGGCTATGAGTTGCCCTATCACAAGGTATAGCGCAATCAAGATAGCTACCACAATAAAACTAAACATCACCCATAAATTAGTATGGATGTTACCCCCGATCATTAAAACCAGAGACAGACCAATCGGACCACCAATTTGGTGCATGGTATTTGTGATCCCGGAAGCAATACCAGCTAACTCGTTAGACGTCTCATAGATACCTAAGCTGGTGACCGGTGATAAAATAAAGCCTTGTCCGATGCCTAAAAATACCATGGGTAACGCAATAGCTGACCAATAACTGGCATTAAAATTAGCCAGCGCCAAGAGTAGCATGCCTAATCCCAGCATGATCTCACCAAATAGCAACGTTTTTGTTTGGCCGAATTTAGCAGTGATCATTGGTAACCGCATTGAAATTAAAAACATAATCACCGTCAATGGGAAAAAAGCTAACCCTGCCTGCAATGCATTGAATCCATACTGACTTTGCATCATTTGGGGTAATAAAAACCAAAATGATAGCATCGACATCATAAAGAGCAATCGCAACAGATATGCACTCGCACGAATCTTATTTTTAAAAAGTGACAGTGGCATCAGTGCCCCTGCAACGTGACTTTCTCGCCAAACAAAAACACCAATTAAGCTCATTCCTATGGCGATATAAAGCCACTGTTCACTATTTGCGAGTAACCCATAGATAATACTACCCAGCCCAACCACTGATAGTCCAGCTCCTAGCAAATCAACTGGCTGAGAACCAGGTTTAACGACGTCCGGTTTAATAAAACGCCACGCTAACATTAAGAGCAATAATGTGAATGGCACATTAATCAAAAAGCCCGCTCGCCAAGATACCGCGGTGGTCAACCAACCGCCAATGACTAAACCTAAACTGGATCCCACGCCAGCAGTTGCCCCATAGTAAGCAATCGCAGTAGTTAGTTGGTTTCCTTGATAGGCATCTATCATTAGCGCTAAAGTCGACGGTGCCAAGATTGAAGCACCAATGCCCTGCACGCCACGTAACAAGATAGTCAAAAGCATCTGATTAGATAAGCCAATCATCCATGAAGCCACGCCAAAGATAGCGAGACCGATTAAAAAAATACGCTTTCGACCAATTAAATCTGACAGTCGCCCACTCAGCAACAAGAAACCGCCAAAAGTCAGCGTATAAGCATTTGATATCCACGATAGCGCCTGGGCTGTCAAATGTAAATCACGCCCAATTTCAACAGCGGATGTAAAAATAATTGAATTATCCATTAAAATTAAAAAATATGC
This is a stretch of genomic DNA from Weissella soli. It encodes these proteins:
- a CDS encoding DsrE family protein, with protein sequence MLINGEAVEQAMKASDVNFTEMIDRNIKIAVCQNSLDQRQIATADLQDAVAAVVPSGVVELAIKQQQGYSYIKP
- a CDS encoding ABC transporter ATP-binding protein; translated protein: MSSLIFDSVTKIFGEGSSKYVALKDVNFEAESGQLIIVVGPSGSGKTTFLTIAGGLQTPSTGEVEINGQQITSLSKQAQTKLRLDKIGFVLQSYNLVPFLTIAEQFKLMDKIKQDNLTKEAMQALLDDLGLSDLLNKYPNQLSGGQKQRVAIAKALYTNPEYILADEPTAALDTDRSMAVINLLKDLAHKRNKIIIVVTHDLRLKDMADKVYQIIDGQMTML
- a CDS encoding ABC transporter permease, whose translation is MFLAIKEMLHEKLRYGLIIALILLVSYLLIILSGLATGLANLNRAAVDEWQASAIVLNKDAEGRLSQSFLAKKTVAALPSNGAKLSQYSTLVKSAAGLKENTQLIAVASDSFIYKNLKVTAGKKATKLNEGLVSDKFKNDGFKIGDQLKVANSDVKIKITGFTPRATLNVAPVVYVSPKTIQPLNKGMVNAVVFENHSPSRGDLPMGTKLFAIQAFINKLPGYSAQQLTFNFMIGFLYVIILIVISIFLYILTVQKLPNLGVLKAQGVSTKYLVLSILYQSLIMSIIGVVLAIILGEITAIGLPSEVPIVITTSNLLISGFGLIIMSLFGALIPIRQITKVDPYKIIGG
- a CDS encoding response regulator transcription factor, with protein sequence MNKKIMVVDNHFLIREGLKLIFENIAGFEVAYEASNGTEAIAQLKQALPDVILLDIIMDHIDGFGVMAYINEFCPQVPVVVLTTVDTGNDIKKMLNLGAKGYLLKDAGPEQIINTVNNALEGNTLLHSKITQIMSTEGLNPSDFNLNDMELMLLTDISKGLRIKDIAIKVHLSERTVKNHLSTIYNKMSVSSGIEAVALAAKNNLI
- a CDS encoding sensor histidine kinase, whose protein sequence is MEHDVKQETREHFLILYRWPMIFWSLMMYFLSYYLMLQSSQIGDWQSSLFFTLFFVQALVNFKSTSLIKRSSIGFVAIQMIIVIMAGILISPNETILYITMLPVFGVQIISLFDMKLKTLLWILGPAQIVVILIELINEGVFLALMALEASIFLNVIFFIAWQFYHRQVNQMIRTQRILQELQVTYTEVKEISQQNERNRIGRELHDTLMQGLAGVTMQLEGIKGLISHGKIQRATAEIEKTIKLSRSSLVDARTAVYEMRREHTDNISFRYRLEKLAELFYENYGLHVNVKITADIQLKSETTETLIRIISEALTNIVKHAETDVALVKIELDKFLIIEIIDFGRGFKVQNDATRNRHFGISSMHERVVELDGTVNISSQIGEGTNIQIKIPCELR
- a CDS encoding MMPL family transporter → MGKSLGKLGGWIYRHAKVTIFGFVLTILISIGAALSMGVNFDSAGMSIQGSQSEQANRLMEKEFPNTKQTGGQVEIVLHSINGDVLTSPANQQIMNDMFKDVQTNKHVKMVVTPQILQSYSQDKMAATARVIYKQKGDQVSTKTVKALLKSINITRNKNIETELTSNDVTISGMDNGEQAEVVGLAIAFVILAITFASLMAAGIPIFSAILGLVVGMMLVLISTNFLSVATFSMSLVGMMGLAVGIDYALFLLSRYRQELEHLNKKNALMTAMSTAGTSIVFAGLTVIVALLGMTVLNIDMLSVMGITAAMAIFTAILTSLTFVPAMLVLLGDRVTGKKPNRVLYLATLLRIRGGWGKIVTKYKYVLTIAVIVILGFATMPFTHINLGLPNDAVKSEKLTERRAYDILTQEYGQGSQATLVIIAKTSSNQATQHVIKDIDALNNVASVSAATPSKNNEYQMITVQPGTNANAVKTKQLVHKIRDLSSDKDLPKLYITGSTAINIDMSDALMKALPKFAALIVLFAFVLLTLVFRSLLIPVVAVAGFILSLGATLGTIVYVVQDGHFIEFFGIPAKGAILNFLPVLVIGIMFGLAMDYEVFLVSRIREEYLKTHRTTEAVIAGMRNSGPAVVAAALIMMAVFSGFIFASDAIVKSMGLVLTSGILFDALLVRLILVPATIAVFGKASWYLPKWLDKLLPNVKID
- a CDS encoding MerR family transcriptional regulator, producing the protein MNIKEASEITGVEASTIRYYEQVGLIPVVDRKTSGVRDFDDFYIGRINFVKNMRSAGMSVEAIKRYVDLVDDEAEHVEQQKAILVEQINILTEKRDDLTATLDYLQYKVEHFYDHMLDAEEQLKLLEKQHTLTKRNNKQGKWADHL
- a CDS encoding NAD(P)H-binding protein; the encoded protein is MKIAIIAAGGRIAQLVTERLLTEDRFADVALTLAIRHPDQLKHLANHPRVTIVKADLNDLTSVTSVVAGQDLIFVAVVDHDAQNVPTRNVIAAMQAHQVDRIIYTNILGIYDEVPGEFGRWNLSMVAPGLAAAQNSDHLLATSGLNYTTLRLPWLNDRDEIHYVVTHRDEPYIGVSGSRQSVADLVLELITTPDMGNFDSLGLADPATAGLDRPVY
- a CDS encoding MFS transporter translates to MVKQKFGMVLPIALLAYFLILMDNSIIFTSAVEIGRDLHLTAQALSWISNAYTLTFGGFLLLSGRLSDLIGRKRIFLIGLAIFGVASWMIGLSNQMLLTILLRGVQGIGASILAPSTLALMIDAYQGNQLTTAIAYYGATAGVGSSLGLVIGGWLTTAVSWRAGFLINVPFTLLLLMLAWRFIKPDVVKPGSQPVDLLGAGLSVVGLGSIIYGLLANSEQWLYIAIGMSLIGVFVWRESHVAGALMPLSLFKNKIRASAYLLRLLFMMSMLSFWFLLPQMMQSQYGFNALQAGLAFFPLTVIMFLISMRLPMITAKFGQTKTLLFGEIMLGLGMLLLALANFNASYWSAIALPMVFLGIGQGFILSPVTSLGIYETSNELAGIASGITNTMHQIGGPIGLSLVLMIGGNIHTNLWVMFSFIVVAILIALYLVIGQLIADEQ